The Flavobacterium sp. 123 genome contains a region encoding:
- the msrA gene encoding peptide-methionine (S)-S-oxide reductase MsrA: MEMKQEFEIATLAGGCFWCTEAVFLELEGVKSVVSGYIGGLTVNPTYKDICNGDTDHAEAIQITFDPHIITFGELLEIFFATHDPTTLNRQGNDVGTQYRSEIFYHNQNQKEISQEYISILNTQNTFGKPVVTKVSPATLFYPAETYHSDYYNRNKEQSYCSYVITPKIAKLKKGFADKLKK, encoded by the coding sequence ATGGAAATGAAACAAGAATTTGAAATAGCAACTTTGGCAGGAGGATGTTTTTGGTGCACAGAAGCTGTTTTTTTGGAATTAGAAGGGGTAAAGTCAGTTGTTTCTGGATATATAGGTGGACTAACGGTAAATCCAACCTATAAAGACATTTGCAATGGAGATACAGATCACGCCGAAGCAATTCAGATTACCTTTGATCCTCATATAATCACTTTTGGAGAATTATTAGAAATATTTTTTGCGACTCACGATCCCACTACATTAAATCGTCAAGGAAATGATGTTGGAACGCAATACAGAAGTGAGATTTTTTATCATAATCAAAATCAAAAAGAGATTTCTCAGGAATATATTTCTATACTGAACACACAAAATACTTTTGGGAAACCAGTTGTTACCAAAGTTTCGCCAGCAACATTATTTTATCCTGCAGAAACCTATCATAGTGATTATTACAATCGAAATAAAGAGCAGTCGTATTGTAGTTACGTTATAACTCCTAAGATTGCTAAACTTAAAAAAGGATTTGCGGATAAACTAAAAAAGTAA
- a CDS encoding ABC transporter ATP-binding protein, with protein MIQAKNIHKFYEQLEVLKGVDLHIAKGEIVSIVGASGAGKTTLLQILGTLDRPSSKNETELIINGEDVLKMNDKSLSKFRNLNLGFIFQFHQLLPEFTALENVCIPAYIAGKKPSIIEKEAKDLLNYLGLSHRINHKPNELSGGEQQRVAVARALINKPDVIFADEPSGNLDTHSAENLHQLFFKLRDEFGQTFVIVTHNDELANMADRKLIMVDGLISN; from the coding sequence ATGATACAGGCAAAAAACATACACAAATTTTACGAACAACTCGAAGTCTTAAAAGGCGTTGATTTACATATCGCCAAAGGAGAAATTGTTTCAATTGTGGGTGCTTCAGGAGCTGGAAAAACTACTTTACTACAAATTTTAGGCACATTAGACAGACCTTCTTCTAAAAACGAAACCGAATTAATTATTAATGGTGAAGATGTTTTAAAAATGAATGACAAATCATTATCTAAATTTAGAAATTTAAATTTAGGCTTCATCTTTCAATTTCATCAGCTTTTACCTGAATTCACAGCACTTGAAAATGTTTGTATTCCTGCCTATATAGCGGGTAAAAAACCTTCTATAATTGAAAAAGAAGCCAAAGATTTATTGAACTATTTAGGATTATCACATCGTATAAATCACAAGCCAAATGAACTATCAGGTGGTGAACAACAGCGTGTTGCTGTAGCAAGAGCATTAATCAATAAGCCCGATGTTATTTTTGCGGATGAACCTTCTGGAAACTTAGACACGCATTCTGCTGAAAATTTGCATCAATTATTTTTCAAATTAAGAGATGAATTTGGACAAACTTTTGTGATTGTAACACATAATGACGAATTAGCGAATATGGCTGATCGAAAACTAATAATGGTTGACGGATTAATAAGCAACTAA
- a CDS encoding DUF6787 family protein, whose protein sequence is MENLKKRWGINSNIQLTIIFFVFAITGSASAWLSKPICFWLGILKEDLGHFFTPVRLLLIFPLYQVLLISIGFIFGQFKFFWAFEKKMLKRMGMGFLFKE, encoded by the coding sequence ATGGAAAACTTAAAAAAACGCTGGGGAATTAATTCCAATATTCAATTAACAATTATATTTTTTGTTTTTGCAATTACAGGTTCTGCATCAGCATGGTTATCAAAACCTATTTGTTTTTGGTTAGGAATCTTAAAAGAAGATTTAGGTCATTTTTTCACACCCGTAAGATTATTACTTATTTTTCCTTTATACCAAGTACTTTTAATTTCAATAGGGTTTATTTTTGGGCAATTCAAATTCTTTTGGGCCTTCGAAAAAAAAATGTTGAAGCGAATGGGAATGGGATTTCTTTTTAAAGAATAG
- a CDS encoding DUF6146 family protein, with protein MKNSIYIVAVILFSVLSCKTPQSGFSKTDRAVADKNDTIRIANDELEYEVIIIDPGFNTWLNTVALPRGFYSQSYLESKNQFYISEWNNRVLQPQRYNPNLYEMTISYDSNINYGYEVNYLIYNYMIYFQNTYKQKLYGHVPPR; from the coding sequence ATGAAAAATAGTATTTACATAGTAGCAGTTATTTTATTTTCTGTTTTAAGTTGTAAAACGCCTCAATCTGGTTTTTCGAAAACAGACAGAGCAGTCGCTGATAAAAATGACACCATCCGAATTGCTAATGATGAATTAGAATACGAGGTAATCATAATTGATCCTGGTTTTAACACTTGGCTTAATACCGTTGCCTTACCAAGAGGTTTTTATTCACAGTCCTATTTAGAGAGTAAAAACCAATTCTACATAAGCGAATGGAACAATCGAGTACTGCAACCACAACGATACAATCCTAATTTATACGAAATGACAATCAGTTACGATTCAAATATAAATTATGGATATGAAGTGAATTATTTAATATATAATTATATGATTTATTTCCAAAACACCTATAAACAAAAACTCTACGGTCATGTTCCTCCTAGATAA
- a CDS encoding D-2-hydroxyacid dehydrogenase, with product MKVLANDGISKSGILALEKGGFEVITTKVAQEQVANFVNENNVSVVLVRSATKVRKDIIDACPGLKIIGRGGVGMDNIDVDYAKSKGIHVINTPASSSESVAELVFAHLFSGVRFLHDSNRNMPLEGDTNFEGLKKAYANGIELRGKTLGVVGIGRIGQATAKMALGLGMKVIAADSYIDKVDVKVEFFDGQSITTTIVSQPLESLFKEADFITLHVPAQDGYIIGEKELAIMKDGVGIVNCARGGVIDEVALVSALDSGKVLFAGLDVFENEPTPAMALLMHHKISMTPHIGAATGEAQDRIGTELAQQIISLLG from the coding sequence ATGAAAGTATTAGCAAACGACGGAATTTCTAAAAGCGGAATTCTAGCTTTAGAAAAAGGTGGATTTGAAGTTATAACTACTAAAGTAGCTCAAGAACAAGTAGCTAATTTTGTAAACGAAAATAATGTAAGTGTTGTTTTAGTTCGTAGCGCAACAAAAGTTCGTAAAGATATTATTGATGCTTGCCCAGGTCTTAAAATCATCGGTCGTGGTGGTGTAGGAATGGACAACATTGATGTTGATTATGCAAAAAGCAAAGGAATTCATGTAATCAATACTCCTGCTTCATCATCAGAATCTGTAGCTGAATTAGTTTTTGCTCATTTATTTTCTGGTGTTCGTTTCTTACATGATTCAAATAGAAATATGCCTCTTGAAGGAGACACAAACTTTGAAGGTTTGAAAAAAGCATATGCAAACGGAATCGAATTAAGAGGAAAAACTCTTGGAGTTGTTGGTATTGGCCGAATTGGTCAAGCAACTGCAAAAATGGCTCTTGGTTTAGGTATGAAAGTTATTGCTGCTGATAGTTATATTGACAAAGTAGACGTAAAAGTCGAGTTCTTTGATGGTCAATCTATCACAACTACTATCGTTTCTCAACCATTAGAATCTTTATTCAAAGAAGCTGACTTTATTACTTTACACGTTCCTGCTCAAGATGGTTACATCATCGGTGAGAAAGAATTAGCTATCATGAAAGATGGTGTAGGTATTGTAAACTGTGCTCGTGGTGGTGTTATTGATGAGGTAGCATTAGTATCAGCTTTAGATAGCGGAAAAGTATTATTTGCTGGATTAGATGTTTTTGAAAACGAACCAACACCTGCAATGGCACTTTTAATGCACCATAAAATCTCTATGACTCCTCATATTGGAGCTGCTACTGGAGAAGCACAAGATAGAATTGGTACTGAATTAGCACAACAAATCATCAGCCTATTAGGATAA
- a CDS encoding DUF937 domain-containing protein — MFEQLTQLAQQFGNESVVKNNAIPNEQNEAVINEASSSIFSGLKNLISEGGADQIAGLFKGDSAQDSTNPVVQKLSEQLNNSLGEKFGLSEETASGVTSSLVPQILGSLVGKAKDPNDSSFQISDIIGAISGDSSQSSGIMDTISKYGSQFGLDQNADGKVDISDAMSAVTKNSDGIGGILGKIFGK; from the coding sequence ATGTTTGAACAATTAACACAATTAGCACAACAATTTGGAAACGAATCTGTTGTAAAAAACAATGCTATTCCAAATGAGCAAAACGAAGCTGTAATAAATGAGGCTAGCAGTTCTATTTTTTCTGGATTAAAAAACTTAATTTCAGAAGGTGGAGCGGATCAAATTGCAGGCTTATTCAAAGGAGATAGCGCTCAAGACAGTACAAATCCTGTAGTTCAAAAACTATCCGAACAACTAAACAATAGTTTAGGAGAAAAATTTGGATTAAGTGAAGAAACCGCTTCAGGAGTTACTAGCAGTTTAGTCCCTCAAATTTTAGGTTCACTTGTTGGAAAAGCAAAAGACCCAAATGATTCTAGCTTTCAAATTTCGGATATTATCGGAGCTATTTCTGGAGATAGTAGCCAAAGTTCTGGAATAATGGATACTATTTCAAAATACGGGAGTCAATTTGGCTTAGACCAAAATGCAGATGGAAAAGTTGACATTAGTGATGCTATGTCTGCCGTAACAAAAAATAGTGATGGCATTGGAGGAATCCTTGGTAAAATTTTTGGTAAATAA